The segment CGTGGACAGGGCGGGCGTGTCCTGCGCCTTCGCAGGGCCTGCCGCAGTGGCATCCGCATCGCCCTTCCGGTTCCACCAGCGGCCGAAGCGCGATAACAAGGTGTCGGACACGGGCTCGGCGGCATCGAGCGGCGCGCTGACTTTCTGTTGATCTGAGGTGTCGAGGGCGGTCATGGAGATTCCTGCGTAGGGGCGAGCGGATCGATCACAAACCTTCAGTCCTGTCCAGCCAGGCGAAGCTGGCCCGGCGCTACGGCGGGCGGCTCCGGATCGGCACGATCCAGCGCGCTCAACGCGCCGCGCTGGCGCAGCACGTGGGTTTTCATTAGCGCTTCCGCGCCTTCCGGATCGTGTGCCTTCAGCGCCGAGAACACCGACATGTGCTCGGCACACGATTCCTGAATGCGGCCCGGCAGCTTCAGGCTCTTGTGCCGCGACAGGCGCAGCACCTTGCGCAAGTCACTGACCACGCCCGACAGCCAGCGGTTGCCGGCCAGCCGCTGGATCGCCTCATGAATCTGGTAGTTGGTCTCGTAGTAGGCGTCGATATCGCCCGCCGCCGCATGACGGGCCAGCTCGGCATGCAAGCCTTCGAGCGCATCGAGATCGGTCTGGGTGACGTTGCGCGCGGCCTCGTAGGCGCAGCGCCCTTCGAGCAGGGCCATCAGCGGAAAGATTTCGTCGAGATCCTGCTCGGTGAGTGCATTGACGAAACATCCGCGACGCGGCTCCAGCCGCACCAGCCCTTCCGCGGCCAGGACCTTCAGCGCCTCGCGCATTGGCGTGCGCGACGTGCCCAGTGCGGCCGCAAGCGCGACTTCGTCGATCCACGCGCCTGGCAACAGCGTGTGATCGTCGATCATGGCACGCAGCCGATCGGCAACTTCGAGGTAAAGCGCCTGCTGGACGATCCGCATGAAGCCCTTTCGATGACATCACCGAGCGGCGCATACACCGCAATAATTCATAATTATGAATAAGGGCGCGCGCGCCGCAAGGAGTTTCGATGCTGCAAAGCGGCATCAAAGTCGTGAATCGGCCATGCGCCACACGGTGATATCGGATAGTCCCGTGAGATGAGGGCGGTAGACGACGATGGGATGCGGATAGAGGGGATAGAGGTGCGGCGGGCAACGTTCCTGCCTCCCACAGGAAAATTGCCCGCGCCAGAAAGAACCGCTACTGGACAACATCATCGACGCCGGACTGGATGCGCCTGGCGCGCGTGGGTCAGATTTGACATGCTGGCGCTGGCCCAGCGCCTGCCCCCGTTCAAGCACCCAAGCGTGGGTGCAGATCTTCCCGTTTGGCTTTTCCGTCGTTTTCGGTCGCATCCGCGCATCTTTCGTACGCGCTCTCCCTTCGATGCGGCCGTGGACATTTCCTGTCCCGACCTGATTCTTGTAACAGACTGTATAGCGAGGACCATGCCACGCTGGCTAAGTTATTGATTTTATTGAGGCGGACGATCCGAGACTTGTTACAAGTGCCAGATCATGTAACAGGATGTTTCTCCTTCGTTACGACCCCCACTACCCTGCTGGTTGTCGCCAATATGCCGCAGCGAGCGATTAGTGATGGCGGCGGTACGCCGCGATGCGAAAATGCGCCGCACACTGCACGAAAGCCGATGTTCAATCGGTTGCAAATATGAAACATGGGCTGGAAGCGACATCCGGCCCTGTCAAAACTCTCGGAGAGGTCCGGCATGGAAGACAATTTTCAGGGAAGCCACTACATCGGCGACGGAACGCAGGCCGCGCCGCGCAATCTGCCCCTGTCGTTCACTGGCTCGGGGTCCGAGTACTTCCGCATCTGGATCGTCAACGCATTGCTGTCGATCATCACGCTGGGTATCTACTCCGCATGGGCGAAGGTCCGCACGCTGCAGTACTTCTATCGCAATACGCAGCTCGATGGCGCCACGTTCGACTACCACGGCAGTCCAACCGCGATTCTCAAGGGCCGCGCGATCGTTTTCGTCCTGGCCCTGGCGTACAACCTGGCCAGTCATGCATCGCCACTCCTGGCTGTCGGGCTTGCCGTCGTGCTGGCTGCCGTGTTTCCGTTTCTGCTGGTTCGCTCGCTGCGATTCCGCATGGCGAATTCGAGCTACCGCGGTCTGCGTTTCGCCTTCATCGGCAAGGATGCCGAGGGTTATCAGGTCTTTCTGCTCTGGCCGATCCTGACAGTGTTGTCGCTCTATCTGCTGGCGCCGTTCGCGCACCAACGTTTCAAGCGCTACCAGCACAACCACACGCTGTTCGGCACGGCGCCATTCGCATTCGACGCCACGGCCAGCGCCTTCTACGGTGTCTACCTGCGCACCGCAGGCATGGTCGCGATCTTCCTGATCGGCGGCGGTCTGGTGGGCGGCTCGCTGGCCAGCGCGGTTGGGCAATCGAAAGGGGCGGTCGGCGTCGTATTTGGCATGATGATGATCGGCCTGTACTTCGGCCTGATGATGATCGGCCCCTATTTCACGGCTCGGCTGCAGAACCTGGTGTGGAACAACACCACCCTGCTGCCGCACCGCTTTCGCAGTGACGTGCGTGCCGGCAAGCTGTTCTTCATCGTGCTGACCAACTTCATCTTCATTGCACTGACGCTGGGCCTGTTCTATCCATTCGCGCGCGTGCGCTCGACGCGCTATCGCGTGGAAGCGATGACGATGATCGCGGTCGGGCCGCTCGACGAGTTCGTGGCTGGCGAGCAGCAGCACGTTGGCGCGCTCGGTGATGCCGCGGTCGACTGGTACGACATCGACATCGCGCTCTGACAGACACCACCAACGGACACGCCCGAAAACAGTCATGGTTGCCGCGCAATACTTCGACACCCGCTCATCACGCGCGCACGCGGTGGTGCTGATCGTCACGGACGGCGAAGCCATCCTGCAGGATGCGAATGGCGTCGAGTTGCGACGAGCGCCACTCGCATCACTGCGCGTGTCGGAACGCATCAAGCGCGCGCCACGGCTTGTCACGTTCGACGACGGCGCCTATTGCGAGATCGCGGACCAGGCCACGTTCGATGCGATGCTCGCGGCAACCGGGCATCGCGAAGGCCTGGTTTCGCGCGCGCAGAACAGCTGGCGTCTGGCCGGACTGTCGCTACTCGGGCTGGTTGTGTTCGTGGTGTTTTCGTATTACTACCTGCTGCCTTGGACGGCCACGGTGGTGGCGCGATCGGTGCCGCCGTCGATCGAGGCTCAGTTGGGAAAGGCCACCCTCGACAGCCTGGATCAGGGGCTGGTGGAACCTACGAAATTGCCACAGGCCGACCAGCAACGCATTCGCGACAACTTCGCCGCACTGCGCCGCCCGGACGATCCGGGCCACCACTATCAGATCCTGTTCCGCAAGGGCGGGCGGCTTGGCGCCAACGCCGTGGCACTACCGGGCGGCACGATCGTCGTTACCGACGAACTGGTCAAGCTGATTGGCACGGGCGCGGGCATGATGGGTGTACTGGCCCACGAGGCCGGCCACGTGGCCGAGCGCCACGGCCTGCAGCAGGTATTCCAGGCATCGGTGGTCGGCGCGCTGGCGGCGTACATGGTCGGCGATGTTTCGTCGCTGCTGGCCACCGTACCCGCCGCGATGATGTCGATGCGCTATTCGCGCGAGCACGAACGCGAGGCGGATGCCTATGCCGTGAAAATCCTGCGGGACAACCGGCTACCGGCGACCGCGCTGGCCGATGCGCTACAGCAACTCGAGGATGCGCACCGCAAGGGCGACGGCAAGCAGGCTGCCGATGATGAGGAGAGCGGCTTCTTCTCGACCCACCCGCTGACGCGGGAGCGGATCGAAGCCATCAGGAATGGTGGGGAGTGATTGTCTTGCATCCCTCTCCCAATGAGGGAGAGGGATGCAAACCGAGAGTCAGCCTGACGGCCTGACGATCAGCGCGCTGCTGCCGTCGCCCCATTGCCACGACGGTAAGCCCAGACCACCATCACGGCGCCAATCACGATCATCGGCAGGCTCAGCCACTGGCCCATCGACAGCTTGAGCGCCAGCAGGCCCAGGAAGTTATCCGGTTCGCGGGCAAATTCGGCCAGGAAGCGGAACGCGCCATAGCCGATCAGGAACACGCCCGATACCGCGCCCATCGGCCGCGGCTTGCGTGAGAACAGCCACAGGATGATGAACAGCGCCACGCCTTCGCCAGCGAACTGGTAAAGCTGCGACGGATGGCGCGGGATGTTGTCGCCGGCCTGCGGGAAGATCATGCCCCACGGCAGGTCGGTCGGACGCCCCCACAACTCGCCATTGATAAAGTTGCCGATCCGCCCGGCCGCGAGTCCGCACGGAATCATTGGCGCGATGAAGTCGGTCACCTCCATCCAGTGGCGACGGCGCACTTTCGCGAACACCCACATCGCGATCAGCACCCCGAGGAATCCGCCGTGGAACGCCATGCCACCCTCCCAGACCTTGAAGATCTCGAGCGGGTGCGTGAGGTAGTAACCCGGCTTGTAAAACAGCACGTAGCCCAGGCGGCCGCCCAGAATGACCCCGAGTACCCCATAGAACAACATGTCGTCGAGGTCCCGCGCCACCCAGCCACGCGCCGCGATATGTGGCTGGCGGATACGCAGTCGGCCGAACCACAGGAACATGATGAAGCCGGCCAGGTACATCAGGCCGTACCAGCGAATGGCCAGCGGCCCGAGGTGAATGGCGACCGGGTCGAATTGGGGATGAACGAGCATGTCGGATCGAGTGAGTATCGGTAAGTATTCTGGACAGCGCGGAATAGCGGAGTCAGGCCTTTATGCCATTGTCTTGCGTCAGTCCGATGGCGCCGGCGAGGTCCATGGCGATATCGATGAAAGAGCGCAGCACAGGCGCCACGCCAGCCGCGCCTTCACGCCAGACCAGACCGGTTTCGATTTCCGGCCCGGCATCGCGCAACGCCAGATATGACACCCCAGTCCGGCGCAGGTTGCATAGCGATGCGGGCACTAGTGCCACCCCCATGCCGGCGGAGACCAGACTGACGATCGTCTGCATCTGTATCGCCTCCTGGGCAATCATCGGCGTCAACCCATCGCGCGCGTAATAGCCCGTAATGATGTCATAAAACGCTGGCGCGCTTCGGCGCGGGAAGATGATCAGCGGCTCGTGCGCGGCATCGCGCAGGGCCACGGTCTGCGGTGGTGCGCCATCGACCTGCCCCGCCGGACGCCAGCCATCGGGCACGGCCAGCACGAGCGGTTCGCGTACCAGTGGCAAATAGGAGAGCCCGTGCGGCATCACGGTCAGTTGCGGCCGGATGACCAGTCCCGCGTCGATCGTCCCTTCGACCAGCGCCTCGAGCTGGACGTCGCTGGTGGCCTCGCGCAGTTGTAGCTGGACTTCCGGATGCCGGGCCCGGAAATGCCGCAGAAGGTCGGGCAGGATGCCGTAATCGGCCGTGCTGACGAACGCCAGCGCCAGCGAGCCGACCTCCCCCCGCGCGAGCCGCTGGGCCAGCCCGGGCAACGCAGCCGCATCGGCCAGCACGCGGCGCACCTCCGGCAGCCATTGCTGGCCGGCCGGCGTGAGCATTACCGAGCGGCGCGTGCGCACGAACAGCTGGACGCCGATCTCCTCTTCCAGTGCCTGGATCTGCTGCGACAGCGGCGGCTGTGTCATGGCAAGCCGCCGCGCAGCGCGGCCGAAATGCAACTCTTCGGCCACTGTGACGAAATAACGTAGCTGGCGCAGGTCCACGGGGTAATTTGATATTTTTATCGACTCAATAAAGGTCGAATCATATATTTGACACGATAAAACGCAAGCGCCATTCTTCTGACCACAACACGGCCACCCCGCCACCAGCCCCCCCCCGGAGACACCCGCCATGGCTTACAACAAACGTTCCCAGCACATCACGCAAGGCGTGGCGCGCTCCCCCAACCGTTCGATGTACTACGCGCTCGGCTACAAGAAGGAAGACTTCGACAAGCCGATGGTGGGTATCGCCAACGGCCACTCGACGATCACCCCCTGCAACGCCGGCC is part of the Cupriavidus metallidurans CH34 genome and harbors:
- a CDS encoding M48 family metallopeptidase, which encodes MVAAQYFDTRSSRAHAVVLIVTDGEAILQDANGVELRRAPLASLRVSERIKRAPRLVTFDDGAYCEIADQATFDAMLAATGHREGLVSRAQNSWRLAGLSLLGLVVFVVFSYYYLLPWTATVVARSVPPSIEAQLGKATLDSLDQGLVEPTKLPQADQQRIRDNFAALRRPDDPGHHYQILFRKGGRLGANAVALPGGTIVVTDELVKLIGTGAGMMGVLAHEAGHVAERHGLQQVFQASVVGALAAYMVGDVSSLLATVPAAMMSMRYSREHEREADAYAVKILRDNRLPATALADALQQLEDAHRKGDGKQAADDEESGFFSTHPLTRERIEAIRNGGE
- a CDS encoding LysR family transcriptional regulator produces the protein MDLRQLRYFVTVAEELHFGRAARRLAMTQPPLSQQIQALEEEIGVQLFVRTRRSVMLTPAGQQWLPEVRRVLADAAALPGLAQRLARGEVGSLALAFVSTADYGILPDLLRHFRARHPEVQLQLREATSDVQLEALVEGTIDAGLVIRPQLTVMPHGLSYLPLVREPLVLAVPDGWRPAGQVDGAPPQTVALRDAAHEPLIIFPRRSAPAFYDIITGYYARDGLTPMIAQEAIQMQTIVSLVSAGMGVALVPASLCNLRRTGVSYLALRDAGPEIETGLVWREGAAGVAPVLRSFIDIAMDLAGAIGLTQDNGIKA
- a CDS encoding YjgN family protein gives rise to the protein MEDNFQGSHYIGDGTQAAPRNLPLSFTGSGSEYFRIWIVNALLSIITLGIYSAWAKVRTLQYFYRNTQLDGATFDYHGSPTAILKGRAIVFVLALAYNLASHASPLLAVGLAVVLAAVFPFLLVRSLRFRMANSSYRGLRFAFIGKDAEGYQVFLLWPILTVLSLYLLAPFAHQRFKRYQHNHTLFGTAPFAFDATASAFYGVYLRTAGMVAIFLIGGGLVGGSLASAVGQSKGAVGVVFGMMMIGLYFGLMMIGPYFTARLQNLVWNNTTLLPHRFRSDVRAGKLFFIVLTNFIFIALTLGLFYPFARVRSTRYRVEAMTMIAVGPLDEFVAGEQQHVGALGDAAVDWYDIDIAL
- the lgt gene encoding prolipoprotein diacylglyceryl transferase, which produces MLVHPQFDPVAIHLGPLAIRWYGLMYLAGFIMFLWFGRLRIRQPHIAARGWVARDLDDMLFYGVLGVILGGRLGYVLFYKPGYYLTHPLEIFKVWEGGMAFHGGFLGVLIAMWVFAKVRRRHWMEVTDFIAPMIPCGLAAGRIGNFINGELWGRPTDLPWGMIFPQAGDNIPRHPSQLYQFAGEGVALFIILWLFSRKPRPMGAVSGVFLIGYGAFRFLAEFAREPDNFLGLLALKLSMGQWLSLPMIVIGAVMVVWAYRRGNGATAAAR
- a CDS encoding GntR family transcriptional regulator — its product is MRIVQQALYLEVADRLRAMIDDHTLLPGAWIDEVALAAALGTSRTPMREALKVLAAEGLVRLEPRRGCFVNALTEQDLDEIFPLMALLEGRCAYEAARNVTQTDLDALEGLHAELARHAAAGDIDAYYETNYQIHEAIQRLAGNRWLSGVVSDLRKVLRLSRHKSLKLPGRIQESCAEHMSVFSALKAHDPEGAEALMKTHVLRQRGALSALDRADPEPPAVAPGQLRLAGQD